In Synergistaceae bacterium, a single window of DNA contains:
- a CDS encoding DUF4416 family protein, whose translation MYPVKLITGVLYPDDEAWNWTKDALSDLWGIPECESNQSLFSSVTDYYSDIAPVLYRRFLSFEGLRDAGRLTEWKSASCRVERASGSPRRVNIDPGYLNGARLVLASTKDHAHRVYLGEGIFAEVTLRYRDRRWMPFDYTFPDFADGRYDSFLSCVRRGWLDETAERRRLADRGPHD comes from the coding sequence ATGTATCCTGTAAAATTGATTACGGGAGTGCTCTACCCCGACGACGAGGCGTGGAACTGGACAAAGGACGCCCTCTCGGACCTGTGGGGGATCCCCGAGTGCGAAAGCAACCAGTCCCTCTTTTCCTCTGTGACCGACTACTACTCCGATATAGCGCCCGTTCTATACAGGCGTTTTCTCTCCTTCGAGGGGCTTCGGGACGCGGGCAGGCTTACTGAGTGGAAAAGCGCTTCGTGCCGGGTGGAGAGAGCGAGCGGCTCGCCGCGGAGGGTAAATATAGACCCCGGGTATCTGAACGGTGCGAGGCTCGTGCTCGCCTCCACGAAGGATCACGCTCACAGGGTCTACCTGGGAGAGGGGATTTTCGCGGAGGTGACTCTTCGCTACAGGGACAGGCGCTGGATGCCGTTCGACTACACATTCCCCGATTTCGCTGACGGTCGTTACGATTCCTTCCTCTCCTGCGTGAGACGAGGATGGCTTGACGAGACAGCCGAAAGGAGGCGACTCGCTGACCGAGGACCGCATGACTGA
- the glpX gene encoding class II fructose-bisphosphatase has protein sequence MCPAELFAADRNLALELVRATEAAAMAAGRWMGRGDKNAVDGAAVNALRYMLNTVPMSGVVVIGEGEKDEAPMLFNGEQLGDGEEPLVDIAVDPIDGTRLTALGLSGAISVVALSERGTMFNPKNIFYMNKLVVGPEGAKVIDINLPPAENIARVAKARNKALDDITVVLLDRPRNNDIKEQVREVGARIKLIPDGDIAGALLTCKDHGGADLLMGIGGSPEAVITACAIKCLDGNMQCKLWPRDENDVREAEERGLALDQVLGIDDLVKGDNIFFSATGVTDGELMKGVRYEGKQIRTSSMVMRSRSGTIRFVDSIHVQKKLSVLSEESGIDYSTV, from the coding sequence ATGTGCCCTGCTGAACTTTTTGCTGCTGACAGAAACCTTGCTCTGGAGTTGGTACGGGCTACCGAAGCCGCGGCCATGGCCGCGGGGAGATGGATGGGGCGCGGCGACAAGAACGCAGTTGACGGCGCCGCGGTCAATGCCCTCAGGTACATGCTGAACACTGTCCCCATGTCGGGGGTGGTCGTGATCGGCGAAGGTGAGAAGGACGAGGCGCCGATGCTGTTCAACGGGGAACAGCTCGGCGATGGAGAGGAGCCGCTGGTGGACATAGCGGTGGACCCCATCGACGGAACAAGGCTTACGGCGTTGGGGCTCTCCGGTGCCATCAGCGTGGTCGCTCTCTCCGAAAGGGGGACGATGTTCAACCCCAAGAACATTTTTTACATGAACAAGCTGGTGGTGGGTCCGGAGGGGGCCAAGGTCATCGACATCAACCTCCCCCCGGCGGAGAACATAGCCCGGGTCGCAAAGGCAAGGAACAAAGCCCTGGACGACATAACCGTCGTCCTCCTGGACCGTCCACGAAACAACGACATAAAGGAACAGGTCCGGGAGGTGGGAGCGAGGATAAAACTCATTCCCGACGGTGATATCGCCGGCGCTCTCCTGACCTGCAAGGACCATGGAGGGGCCGATCTTCTGATGGGTATAGGCGGTTCTCCCGAGGCGGTCATCACAGCCTGCGCGATCAAGTGCCTGGACGGCAACATGCAGTGCAAACTTTGGCCCCGCGACGAAAACGACGTCCGGGAAGCGGAGGAAAGAGGACTTGCCCTTGACCAGGTGCTCGGCATAGACGACCTGGTAAAGGGCGACAATATCTTCTTCTCCGCCACCGGAGTCACGGACGGCGAACTGATGAAGGGAGTACGCTACGAAGGAAAGCAGATCCGCACCAGCTCCATGGTGATGCGGTCGAGGAGCGGAACGATAAGATTCGTCGACAGCATCCACGTCCAGAAGAAGCTGTCGGTCCTCTCCGAGGAGAGCGGAATAGATTACAGCACCGTGTAG
- the ftsY gene encoding signal recognition particle-docking protein FtsY → MSFLEKLKTGLKGVRKRWSDGLAGLFSSGPVDTDFWDRLEEVLITGDVGVDLSQSLIEQLRERSLSSRTGETAELFDHFSDLLSGTLSSVPLMGQPVATGAGTLVIVLLVGVNGSGKTTTAGKLAYQWSNEGKRVILSAADTFRAAAVDQLKIWGERSGTRVIAQKQGSDAAAVVFDSLAAAKSAGADVLIVDTAGRLHSKHNLMEELAKIYRVLDRDRGDSDIETLLVLDAVTGQNGLAQAKTFNKALPLSGVVLSKYDNTAKGGVILAIAEELKLPVRYVGLGEGEEDLRPFDVKEFVRALLED, encoded by the coding sequence GTGTCATTTCTTGAAAAATTGAAGACCGGCCTCAAGGGCGTAAGAAAGAGATGGAGCGACGGCTTGGCCGGCCTTTTTTCAAGCGGGCCTGTCGACACTGATTTCTGGGATCGCCTAGAGGAGGTTCTGATCACAGGGGACGTAGGCGTGGACCTCTCTCAGAGCCTGATAGAGCAGTTGAGGGAGAGATCCCTCTCCTCCAGAACCGGCGAGACGGCGGAACTGTTCGACCACTTCTCGGACCTCTTGAGCGGGACACTGTCCTCCGTCCCTCTCATGGGGCAACCGGTCGCGACGGGAGCGGGCACTCTTGTGATCGTCCTCCTCGTGGGAGTGAACGGCAGCGGCAAGACCACGACAGCGGGAAAGCTCGCATATCAATGGAGCAACGAGGGCAAACGAGTTATATTGTCCGCGGCGGACACCTTCCGCGCTGCGGCGGTCGACCAGCTGAAGATATGGGGCGAGCGGTCCGGGACGAGGGTGATCGCCCAGAAACAGGGAAGCGACGCTGCGGCCGTAGTGTTCGACTCGCTTGCGGCGGCCAAATCGGCCGGCGCGGACGTGTTGATAGTGGATACCGCCGGGCGCCTTCACTCGAAACACAACCTGATGGAAGAGCTCGCCAAGATCTACAGGGTCCTTGACAGGGACCGCGGGGACTCGGACATCGAGACCTTGCTCGTCCTGGACGCGGTGACAGGACAGAACGGGCTGGCACAGGCAAAAACCTTTAACAAGGCTCTTCCCCTCTCCGGAGTGGTGTTGTCCAAATACGACAACACCGCGAAGGGTGGAGTAATATTAGCGATAGCCGAAGAGCTGAAACTGCCGGTTCGGTATGTCGGGCTGGGTGAAGGCGAGGAAGACCTGCGTCCCTTCGACGTCAAGGAGTTCGTGAGGGCACTGCTGGAGGATTGA